From the Scylla paramamosain isolate STU-SP2022 chromosome 15, ASM3559412v1, whole genome shotgun sequence genome, one window contains:
- the LOC135107342 gene encoding uncharacterized protein LOC135107342 isoform X1, which yields MKTCRPFLVVAMLAVSWAAAAPLQDTYNLQDIHSEEQLQAYLENNPSAVRELYPDLLREASQVLMVVDPYTLVEMLRRQEAAVTLETQEEEEDEEAQRVTQEDQKDEHDRRKRQVTFGFGMNRGPYGKNYRANVGYQRRFNNGRSSFGVHGHRNWGASGRSHGFGISFSHRFGR from the exons ATGAAGACCTGCCGTCCCTTTCTGGTGGTGGCGATGCTGGCGGTGTCTTGGGCTGCAGCTGCCCCTCTCCAGGACACGTACAACCTGCAGGACATCCACTCGGAGGAGCAGCTGCAGGCGTATCTGGAGAACAATCCCTCTGCGGTGCGTGAGCTGTACCCAGACCTTCTCCGCGAAGCCTCCCAGGTGTTGATGGTCGTTGACCCCTACACGCTGGTGGAGATGCTGAGGAGACAAGAAGCGGCTGTCACACTGgagacgcaggaggaggaggaagacgaggaggccCAGAGAGTAACACAGGAGGACCAGAAGGACGAACACGACCGCAGGAAGCGACAGGTCACCTTCGGCTTTGGGATGAACCGCGG GCCCTATGGAAAGAACTACCGTGCAAATGTTGGCTACCAGCGTCGCTTCAACAATGGCAGGTCATCCTTCGGTGTGCACGGCCACAGGAACTGGGGCGCCAGCGGGAG GTCTCACGGATTCGGGATCAGCTTTTCGCACAGATTCGGCCGCTAA
- the LOC135107340 gene encoding uncharacterized protein LOC135107340: MRVTPVVVVVVVVVMGATYWPTGDALTCLQCDTKDNACRDANMTSVPCGGTCYWKMDLSRNFDVRRCHPFAMATKMLGMNNDMEDDCYCNYNDCNGINCYPSGPYNSSSCPSLAFLLSVLLLLLLRL; this comes from the exons ATGAGGGTAacaccggtggtggtggtggtggtagtggtggtgatgggcgcCACTTACTGGCCCACAG GAGACGCTTTGACGTGCCTGCAGTGTGATACGAAGGACAACGCGTGCAGAGATGCTAACATGACCTCGGTGCCTTGCGGGGGAACCTGCTACTGGAAGATGGACCTATCAC GCAACTTTGACGTGCGCCGCTGCCACCCGTTCGCCATGGCCACCAAGATGTTGGGTATGAACAACGACATGGAGGACGACTGCTACTGCAACTATAACGACTGCAACGGCATCAATTGTTATCCCAGCGGCCCCTATAATTCCTCCAGCTGTCCCTCCCTTGCGTTTCTCCTTAGCGTTctcctactgctgcttctacggTTGTAA